One stretch of Carassius carassius chromosome 18, fCarCar2.1, whole genome shotgun sequence DNA includes these proteins:
- the LOC132092492 gene encoding cytochrome P450 2J3-like isoform X1 encodes MDLLHLYEWIDIMSILIFSCVFLFLSDYIRNKVPKNFPPGPWSLPIIGDLHHIDHKKIHLQLAKFAEKYGDVLSIRFFGLRIVVLNGYKRVKEVYVQQGENLVDRPMLPMIYDIFGDKGLGSSSGYKWKHQRRFALSTLRNFGLGKKSLEPSIHLECCFLNETISSENGMYRSRPFNPQILLNSAVSNVICVLVFGNRFEFSDNDFQNMLKNINEAMYLEGSVSVQLYNMCPWLMRLLPGPHKKMFALWQKVIDFVREKVDTHRVDYDPSNPQDYIDCFLAEMEKLKDNTAAGFDVENLCICTLDLFVAGSETTSTTLYWGLLYMIKYPEIQVKVQEEIDRVVGGSRQPSLSDRDNMPYTNAVIHEIQRIGNIVPLNLPRATVEDTQIGQYSIPKGTAVIGSLTSVLFDESEWETPHSFNPGHFMDAEGKFRRRDAFLPFSLGKRVCPGEQLARMELFLFFSSLLQRFTFSSPAGVEPSMDYRLGTTRCPQPYKLCALSR; translated from the exons ATGGACCTGCTTCATCTTTACGAATGGATCGatataatgagtattttgatATTTTCGTGTGTGTTTTTATTCCTGAGCGATTATATCAGAAATAAAGTGCCGAAAAACTTTCCTCCTGGACCATGGTCTTTACCGATTATTGGAGACCTtcatcatatcgatcacaagaaAATTCATCTTCAGTTGGCAAAG TTTGCAGAAAAATATGGAGACGTTTTAAGCATCCGATTTTTCGGACTAAGAATCGTTGTGTTGAACGGGTACAAAAGAGTAAAGGAAGTGTATGTACAACAAGGCGAAAACCTCGTAGATCGACCCATGTTACCTATGATTTACGACATCTTTGGAGACAAAG GTTTAGGTAGCTCCAGTGGATATAAATGGAAGCATCAGAGAAGATTTGCACTCTCAACTCTTAGAAACTTTGGATTGGGAAAGAAAAGCCTGGAGCCGTCAATCCATCTTGAATGTTGCTTTCTGAATGAGACCATTTCAAGTGAGAATGGTATGTACAGAA GTCGACCCTTTAACCCTCAAATCCTGCTGAACAGTGCTGTCTCAAATGTGatctgtgtgcttgtgtttggTAATCGATTTGAGTTCAGTGACAATGACTTCCAGAATATGTTGAAGAACATCAATGAGGCTATGTATCTGGAAGGAAGCGTCAGCGTTCAA CTGTATAACATGTGTCCATGGCTCATGCGGCTACTGCCTGGaccacacaaaaaaatgtttgctcTGTGGCAGAAGGTGATTGACTTCGTTAGAGAGAAGGTAGATACACACAGAGTGGATTATGATCCATCAAATCCTCAAGACTACATTGACTGCTTCCTTGCCGAGATGGAAAAA CTTAAAGACAACACAGCGGCTGGGTTTGATGTGGAGAACTTGTGCATCTGTACTCTGGATCTGTTTGTAGCGGGATCTGAGACCACCTCCACTACTCTGTACTGGGGTCTTCTCTACATGATAAAATATCCTGAGATACAGG TCAAAGTTCAGGAGGAGATTGATCGTGTTGTGGGAGGGTCACGACAGCCATCTTTATCAGACAGAGACAACATGCCCTACACCAATGCAGTCATTCATGAGATACAGAGGATTGGAAATATTGTCCCATTAAATTTGCCCCGGGCTACTGTGGAAGACACTCAGATAGGACAATACTCTATTCCAAAG ggTACAGCTGTCATTGGCAGTTTGACATCGGTGCTGTTTGATGAGTCTGAGTGGGAGACACCTCACTCTTTTAACCCGGGTCACTTCATGGATGCTGAGGGCAAATTCAGGCGGAGAGATGCCTTTTTACCTTTTTCTCTAG GAAAGAGAGTGTGTCCTGGGGAGCAACTGGCACGAATGGAGTTGTTCCTCTTTTTCTCCTCTCTGCTGCAGCGCTTCACTTTCTCTTCACCAGCAGGTGTAGAGCCCAGCATGGATTACAGGCTGGGGACCACTCGATGTCCCCAACCGTATAAATTATGTGCATTGTCACGTTAA
- the LOC132092492 gene encoding cytochrome P450 2J3-like isoform X2: protein MDLLHLYEWIDIMSILIFSCVFLFLSDYIRNKVPKNFPPGPWSLPIIGDLHHIDHKKIHLQLAKFAEKYGDVLSIRFFGLRIVVLNGYKRVKEVYVQQGENLVDRPMLPMIYDIFGDKGLGSSSGYKWKHQRRFALSTLRNFGLGKKSLEPSIHLECCFLNETISSENGRPFNPQILLNSAVSNVICVLVFGNRFEFSDNDFQNMLKNINEAMYLEGSVSVQLYNMCPWLMRLLPGPHKKMFALWQKVIDFVREKVDTHRVDYDPSNPQDYIDCFLAEMEKLKDNTAAGFDVENLCICTLDLFVAGSETTSTTLYWGLLYMIKYPEIQVKVQEEIDRVVGGSRQPSLSDRDNMPYTNAVIHEIQRIGNIVPLNLPRATVEDTQIGQYSIPKGTAVIGSLTSVLFDESEWETPHSFNPGHFMDAEGKFRRRDAFLPFSLGKRVCPGEQLARMELFLFFSSLLQRFTFSSPAGVEPSMDYRLGTTRCPQPYKLCALSR from the exons ATGGACCTGCTTCATCTTTACGAATGGATCGatataatgagtattttgatATTTTCGTGTGTGTTTTTATTCCTGAGCGATTATATCAGAAATAAAGTGCCGAAAAACTTTCCTCCTGGACCATGGTCTTTACCGATTATTGGAGACCTtcatcatatcgatcacaagaaAATTCATCTTCAGTTGGCAAAG TTTGCAGAAAAATATGGAGACGTTTTAAGCATCCGATTTTTCGGACTAAGAATCGTTGTGTTGAACGGGTACAAAAGAGTAAAGGAAGTGTATGTACAACAAGGCGAAAACCTCGTAGATCGACCCATGTTACCTATGATTTACGACATCTTTGGAGACAAAG GTTTAGGTAGCTCCAGTGGATATAAATGGAAGCATCAGAGAAGATTTGCACTCTCAACTCTTAGAAACTTTGGATTGGGAAAGAAAAGCCTGGAGCCGTCAATCCATCTTGAATGTTGCTTTCTGAATGAGACCATTTCAAGTGAGAATG GTCGACCCTTTAACCCTCAAATCCTGCTGAACAGTGCTGTCTCAAATGTGatctgtgtgcttgtgtttggTAATCGATTTGAGTTCAGTGACAATGACTTCCAGAATATGTTGAAGAACATCAATGAGGCTATGTATCTGGAAGGAAGCGTCAGCGTTCAA CTGTATAACATGTGTCCATGGCTCATGCGGCTACTGCCTGGaccacacaaaaaaatgtttgctcTGTGGCAGAAGGTGATTGACTTCGTTAGAGAGAAGGTAGATACACACAGAGTGGATTATGATCCATCAAATCCTCAAGACTACATTGACTGCTTCCTTGCCGAGATGGAAAAA CTTAAAGACAACACAGCGGCTGGGTTTGATGTGGAGAACTTGTGCATCTGTACTCTGGATCTGTTTGTAGCGGGATCTGAGACCACCTCCACTACTCTGTACTGGGGTCTTCTCTACATGATAAAATATCCTGAGATACAGG TCAAAGTTCAGGAGGAGATTGATCGTGTTGTGGGAGGGTCACGACAGCCATCTTTATCAGACAGAGACAACATGCCCTACACCAATGCAGTCATTCATGAGATACAGAGGATTGGAAATATTGTCCCATTAAATTTGCCCCGGGCTACTGTGGAAGACACTCAGATAGGACAATACTCTATTCCAAAG ggTACAGCTGTCATTGGCAGTTTGACATCGGTGCTGTTTGATGAGTCTGAGTGGGAGACACCTCACTCTTTTAACCCGGGTCACTTCATGGATGCTGAGGGCAAATTCAGGCGGAGAGATGCCTTTTTACCTTTTTCTCTAG GAAAGAGAGTGTGTCCTGGGGAGCAACTGGCACGAATGGAGTTGTTCCTCTTTTTCTCCTCTCTGCTGCAGCGCTTCACTTTCTCTTCACCAGCAGGTGTAGAGCCCAGCATGGATTACAGGCTGGGGACCACTCGATGTCCCCAACCGTATAAATTATGTGCATTGTCACGTTAA
- the LOC132092489 gene encoding multifunctional protein ADE2-like isoform X3 — protein sequence MPDSSNSISSFLKRTEWEKRRSTVMANTKELKLGQKLNEGKTKQIFELVDEPGHVLVQSKDQITAGNAVRKDQMEGKAAIANKTTSCVFKLLQDAGFKTAFVRQHSETAFVASRCEMIPIEWVCRRIATGSFLKRNPGVKEGYRFSPLKMEMFFKDDANNDPQWSEEQLLAAGFELAGLTIGRCEVDIMSKSTVAIFEVLEKAWATQDCTLVDMKIEFGVNVTTKEIVLADVIDNDSWRLWPAGDRSQQKDKQVYRDLKEVTPEAMQMVKRNFEWVAERVKLLLESQGKGRVVVLMGSTSDVAHCEKIRKACDSYGIPCHLRVTSAHKGPDETLRIKAEYEGDGIPTIFVAVAGRSNGLGPVMSGNTAYPVINCPPITPDWGAQDIWSSLRMPSGLGCSTVLSPEAAAQFAAQILGLNDHLVWVKLRASMLNTWISLKQADKKLQECSL from the exons ATGCCCGACTCCTCAAACTCCATATCCTCCTTTCTAAAGCGAACTGAATGG GAAAAACGAAGATCAACAGTAATGGCGAACAcaaaag AACTGAAACTAGGTCAAAAACTGAATGAGGGTAAGACCAAGCAGATCTTTGAGCTTGTGGATGAGCCGGGTCATGTTCTGGTCCAGTCTAAAGATCAGATCACAGCGGGCAATGCGGTTCGGAAGGATCAAATGGAGGGCAAGGCAGCCATTGCCAACAAGACCACCAGCTGTGTGTTCAAACTTTTACAGGATGCTG GGTTCAAGACGGCATTTGTCAGGCAGCATTCTGAGACTGCTTTTGTGGCGTCCCGATGTGAGATGATACCCATTGAGTGGGTCTGCAGACGGATAGCCACAGGCTCCTTCCTCAAACGCAACCCTGGGGTCAAAGAGGGCTACCGCTTCTCTCCTCTTAAAATGGAGATGTTCTTTAAG GATGATGCCAATAACGATCCTCAGTGGTCAGAGGAGCAGCTTTTGGCAGCTGGTTTTGAGTTGGCAGGTTTGACTATTGGCCGCTGTGAGGTGGACATCATGAGTAAAAGCACAGTGGCCATTTTTGAAGTCCTGGAGAAGGCTTGGGCCACACAGGACTGCACGCTGGTGGATATGAAA ATTGAATTTGGTGTGAACGTGACAACAAAAGAGATTGTTCTGGCTGATGTGATTGACAACGACTCGTGGAGACTCTGGCCTGCTGGGGATCGCAGCCAGCAGAAAGACAAACAG GTGTACCGTGACCTGAAAGAAGTCACTCCTGAGGCCATGCAGATGGTGAAGAGGAACTTTGAGTGGGTTGCAGAGCGAGTCAAG CTGCTCCTAGAGTCACAGGGGAAAGGAAGGGTCGTCGTTCTGATGGGCTCTACTTCAGATGTGGCTCACTGTGAGAAGATCCGTAAGGCTTGTGACTCTTACGGTATTCCCTGCCATCTTAGAGTCACCTCTGCCCATAAAGGCCCTGATGAGACACTCCGCATCAAAGCTGAATACGAGG gtGATGGCATACCCACCATCTTTGTTGCAGTGGCGGGCAGAAGTAATGGCTTGGGTCCCGTGATGTCAGGAAACACTGCGTATCCGGTTATTAACTGTCCTCCCATTACCCCTGACTGGGGTGCTCAGGACATATGGTCATCTCTTCGAATGCCTAGTG gTCTGGGTTGCTCCACGGTTCTTTCTCCAGAAGCTGCTGCTCAGTTTGCAGCTCAGATTCTGGGTCTAAATGACCATTTGGTTTGGGTCAAACTTCGAGCATCCATGCTGAACACCTGGATCTCCCTGAAGCAGGCTGACAAGAAGCTGCAAGAGTGCAGCCTGTGA
- the LOC132092492 gene encoding cytochrome P450 2J2-like isoform X3, producing the protein MVFTDYWRPSSYRSQENSSSVGKGLGSSSGYKWKHQRRFALSTLRNFGLGKKSLEPSIHLECCFLNETISSENGMYRSRPFNPQILLNSAVSNVICVLVFGNRFEFSDNDFQNMLKNINEAMYLEGSVSVQLYNMCPWLMRLLPGPHKKMFALWQKVIDFVREKVDTHRVDYDPSNPQDYIDCFLAEMEKLKDNTAAGFDVENLCICTLDLFVAGSETTSTTLYWGLLYMIKYPEIQVKVQEEIDRVVGGSRQPSLSDRDNMPYTNAVIHEIQRIGNIVPLNLPRATVEDTQIGQYSIPKGTAVIGSLTSVLFDESEWETPHSFNPGHFMDAEGKFRRRDAFLPFSLGKRVCPGEQLARMELFLFFSSLLQRFTFSSPAGVEPSMDYRLGTTRCPQPYKLCALSR; encoded by the exons ATGGTCTTTACCGATTATTGGAGACCTtcatcatatcgatcacaagaaAATTCATCTTCAGTTGGCAAAG GTTTAGGTAGCTCCAGTGGATATAAATGGAAGCATCAGAGAAGATTTGCACTCTCAACTCTTAGAAACTTTGGATTGGGAAAGAAAAGCCTGGAGCCGTCAATCCATCTTGAATGTTGCTTTCTGAATGAGACCATTTCAAGTGAGAATGGTATGTACAGAA GTCGACCCTTTAACCCTCAAATCCTGCTGAACAGTGCTGTCTCAAATGTGatctgtgtgcttgtgtttggTAATCGATTTGAGTTCAGTGACAATGACTTCCAGAATATGTTGAAGAACATCAATGAGGCTATGTATCTGGAAGGAAGCGTCAGCGTTCAA CTGTATAACATGTGTCCATGGCTCATGCGGCTACTGCCTGGaccacacaaaaaaatgtttgctcTGTGGCAGAAGGTGATTGACTTCGTTAGAGAGAAGGTAGATACACACAGAGTGGATTATGATCCATCAAATCCTCAAGACTACATTGACTGCTTCCTTGCCGAGATGGAAAAA CTTAAAGACAACACAGCGGCTGGGTTTGATGTGGAGAACTTGTGCATCTGTACTCTGGATCTGTTTGTAGCGGGATCTGAGACCACCTCCACTACTCTGTACTGGGGTCTTCTCTACATGATAAAATATCCTGAGATACAGG TCAAAGTTCAGGAGGAGATTGATCGTGTTGTGGGAGGGTCACGACAGCCATCTTTATCAGACAGAGACAACATGCCCTACACCAATGCAGTCATTCATGAGATACAGAGGATTGGAAATATTGTCCCATTAAATTTGCCCCGGGCTACTGTGGAAGACACTCAGATAGGACAATACTCTATTCCAAAG ggTACAGCTGTCATTGGCAGTTTGACATCGGTGCTGTTTGATGAGTCTGAGTGGGAGACACCTCACTCTTTTAACCCGGGTCACTTCATGGATGCTGAGGGCAAATTCAGGCGGAGAGATGCCTTTTTACCTTTTTCTCTAG GAAAGAGAGTGTGTCCTGGGGAGCAACTGGCACGAATGGAGTTGTTCCTCTTTTTCTCCTCTCTGCTGCAGCGCTTCACTTTCTCTTCACCAGCAGGTGTAGAGCCCAGCATGGATTACAGGCTGGGGACCACTCGATGTCCCCAACCGTATAAATTATGTGCATTGTCACGTTAA
- the LOC132092493 gene encoding cytochrome P450 2J4-like, whose amino-acid sequence MDQLDLYEWIDIKSILIFSCVFLLLSDYFRNKSPKNFPPGPWSLPIIGDLHHIDNTRIHLQFSEFAEKYGKIFSLRILGPRIVVLDGYKLVKEVYLQQGDNLADRPVLPLFYEIVGDKGLVGANGYKWKRQRRFAHSTLRNFGLGKKSLEPSISVECCFLNEAISNEQGRSFDPRLLLNNAVSNVICVLVFGYRFEYSDNDFQNLLKNISEAVYLEGGICAQLYNMFPWLMRLLPGPHKKILTLWHKVIDFVQERVNAHRVDYDPSDPRDYIDCFLAEMEKLQDNTAAGFDAENLCICALDLFVAGTETTSTTLYWGLLYMIKYPEIQAKVQEEIDRVVGGSRQPSLSDRDNMPYTNAVIHEIQRIGNIVPINVVRATVEDTQIGQYSIPKGTIVTGNLTSVLFDESEWETPHSFNPGHFLDGEGKFKRRDAFLPFSLGKRECLGEQLARMELFLFFSSLLQRFTFSSPAGVEPSLNFKLGATHCPQPYVLCAVPC is encoded by the exons ATGGACCAGTTGGACCTTTACGAGTGGATTGATATAAAGAGTATTTTGATATTTTcgtgtgtgtttttattgctgaGTGATTATTTTAGAAACAAATCGCCGAAGAACTTTCCTCCTGGACCATGGTCTTTGCCGATTATAGGAGACCTTCATCACATCGACAATACTAggattcatcttcagttctcagAG TTTGCAGAAAAATATGGCAAGATTTTCAGCCTTAGAATTCTTGGACCAAGAATTGTTGTGTTGGATGGATATAAACTTGTGAAGGAGGTGTATTTACAACAGGGTGACAACCTCGCTGATCGACCCGTGTTACCTTTATTTTATGAGATAGTTGGGGACAAAG GTTTAGTTGGTGCCAATGGGTATAAGTGGAAGCGACAGAGGAGATTTGCGCACTCAACTCTTCGGAACTTCGGACTGGGAAAGAAAAGCCTGGAGCCATCCATCAGTGTTGAATGTTGCTTTCTGAATGAGGCTATTTCAAATGAGCAAG GTCGATCATTTGACCCTCGTTTACTGCTGAACAACGCCGTCTCAAATGTGatctgtgtgcttgtgtttggTTATCGATTTGAGTACAGTGACAATGACTTCCAGAATCTGTTGAAGAACATCAGTGAGGCTGTGTATCTGGAAGGAGGCATCtgtgctcaa CTATATAACATGTTTCCATGGCTCATGCGGCTACTGCCTGGACCACACAAGAAAATTCTTACTCTGTGGCATAAGGTGATAGACTTTGTTCAAGAGAGGGTGAATGCACACCGAGTGGATTATGATCCATCAGATCCTCGAGACTACATTGACTGCTTCCTTGCTGAGATGGAAAAA CTTCAAGACAACACAGCGGCTGGGTTTGATGCGGAGAACTTGTGCATCTGTGCTCTGGATCTGTTTGTAGCAGGAACTGAGACCACCTCCACTACTCTGTACTGGGGTCTTCTCTACATGATAAAATATCCTGAGATTCAGG CCAAAGTTCAGGAGGAGATTGATCGTGTTGTTGGAGGGTCACGGCAGCCATCTTTATCAGACAGAGACAACATGCCCTACACCAATGCAGTCATTCATGAGATACAGAGGATTGGAAATATTGTTCCAATAAATGTAGTCCGGGCTACTGTGGAAGACACTCAGATAGGACAATACTCTATTCCAAAG GGCACAATAGTGACTGGCAATTTGACATCGGTGCTGTTTGATGAGTCTGAGTGGGAGACGCCTCACTCTTTTAACCCGGGTCACTTCCTGGATGGTGAGGGCAAATTCAAGAGAAGAGATGCCTTTTTACCTTTTTCTCTAG gaaAGAGAGAGTGTCTTGGGGAGCAACTGGCACGAATGGAGTTGTTCCTCTTTTTCTCCTCTCTGCTGCAGCGCTTCACTTTCTCTTCACCAGCAGGTGTAGAGCCCAGCTTGAATTTTAAACTTGGGGCCACTCACTGTCCCCAACCATATGTATTATGTGCAGTGCCATGTTAA